The following coding sequences lie in one Cercospora beticola chromosome 9, complete sequence genomic window:
- a CDS encoding uncharacterized protein (antiSMASH:Cluster_11), translating to MVELPKGMQHVDRRELLTSLPTRIQYLHQFLEFGSGSRDQRIIPAPMICADKRADDVEALVDGQKYIKMVIPAIVNMVYKKLLQHDITARVFSNRDSRIEEDPAVWMTEDSSTIQNRKMFLRWYLIKLNSDPTKFEYWEYLDKVGLMHVGRGRRNPLHVDYIFLGACLGYIQDSMVEAILYHPTLSMRRKIAIVKAVGKIIWIQNDLLAKWHTVEGAEYAEQLYQEEQQEQQQQQKQQSDLSGNEEQEGCLHGNKVLGNDDDGQKSFSSPANIGTPLAAVKEDSASTHTTSTNGSGKTSLGRSIDEVDIKEMRCPFSGMAIEQRAEMTRPTLKSILDETSMGHVSQSQQQPSGIPKLRLVKGEMLGKEILEKEPWGQDVGSPVG from the exons ATGGTCGAACTACCGAAAGGAATGCAGCATGTCGACCGCCGTGAATTGCTCACATCTCTGCCAACCAGGATACAGTATTTGCACCAATTTTTGGAATTTGGATCAGGTTCGCGCGACCAACGAATCATTCCTGCTCCTATGATTTGTGCTGACAAGAGAGCAGATGATGTCGAAGCGCTCGTCGATGGCCAAAAATACATCAAAATGGTCATTCCCGCGATCGTCAACATGGTGTACAAGAAACTTCTCCAACACGACATCACAGCAAGAGTCTTCTCAAACCGAGACAGTCGCATCGAAGAAGACCCAGCAGTCTGGATGACAGAGGATAGCAGCACAATCCAGAACCGAAAGATGTTTCTTCGATGGTACTTGATCAAGCTGAATAGTGACCCCACGAAGTTTGAGTACTGGGAATATTTGGACAAAGTCGG CCTCATGCACGTCGGCCGCGGCCGCCGCAACCCACTACACGTCGACTACATCTTTCTCGGAGCCTGTCTAGGCTACATCCAAGACAGCATGGTGGAAGCAATTCTCTACCACCCGACTCTCAGCATGCGCCGCAAGATCGCCATCGTCAAAGCCGTGGGGAAGATCATCTGGATTCAAAATGACTTGTTGGCGAAATGGCACACAGTAGAAGGAGCAGAGTACGCAGAACAGTTGTACCAGGAGGAACAGCaggagcaacaacaacaacaaaagcAGCAAAGTGACTTGAGCGGCAACGAGGAACAAGAAGGATGTCTTCATGGGAACAAGGTCCTAGGaaacgacgacgatggccAGAagtctttctcttctcctgcaaATATTGGCACTCCCCTTGCCGCAGTCAAAGAAGACTCAGCATCAACACACACAACAAGTACAAACGGAAGTGGAAAAACAAGTCTAGGACGATCAATCGACGAGGTTGACATCAAAGAAATGAGATGTCCATTCAGCGGCATGGCCATCGAGCAAAGAGCAGAAATGACACGACCGACATTGAAGTCCATTCTCGATGAGACATCAATGGGCCACGtctcgcagtcgcagcaacAACCGAGCGGAATTCCAAAATTGCGGCTAGTGAAAGGAGAAATGTTAGGTAAAGAGATACTGGAAAAAGAGCCCTGGGGACAGGATGTTGGGTCACCTGTTGGGTAA
- a CDS encoding uncharacterized protein (MEROPS:MER0011800~SMCOG1274:gamma-glutamyltranspeptidase~antiSMASH:Cluster_11), producing MLVRSKNGSYEFIDFRETAPAAAFQDMYNNNNTDASLYGGLASGVPGELRGLQHLHENYGKLPWKDLVLPSVKIARDGFVVGKDLVKYMDSAVASAEDVVGNFLVDDPNWAIDFAPNGTRLGLGDTITRKRYAATLETIAEHGPDAFYSGPIAQTWINHTRATGGNMTLEDLKNYTVAIRKPASIAYRDFNIHSCSAPSSGTIAMSIMKIIEGYKNIGWASAVNESTHIFNEALRFGYGQRANLGDPLFVEGLDQYQEEILSEAVVSEVQAKISPLQTFNTSYYDPSGLESLETPGTSAVTTADADGLAIALTSTINLLFGSKVLIPETGIIANNEMNDFSVPGQSNAFGFIASPANYVAPGKRPLSSITPTIVEHSNGTLYFVTAAAGGSRILTATVQNLWNVLDKNATSAESLAAPRLHDQLVPNQVSFEYAYDNQTVAYLASLGSNVTWVAPGGSSAQCLRRLSNGTFEAAGEPRQFDSGGVVV from the coding sequence ATGCTCGTCCGCTCGAAAAATGGCAGCTACGAGTTCATCGACTTCCGAGAGACCGCTCCCGCTGCCGCCTTTCAGGACAtgtacaacaacaacaacaccgaCGCCAGCTTGTACGGCGGCCTGGCGAGTGGAGTGCCGGGAGAGTTGCGTGGCTTGCAGCACCTGCATGAGAACTATGGCAAGCTGCCGTGGAAAGACTTGGTCCTGCCAAGCGTCAAGATTGCCAGAGATGGCTTCGTCGTCGGCAAAGACCTCGTTAAGTACATGGACTCCGCTGTCGCCTCTGCCGAAGATGTTGTTGGCAACTTTTTGGTAGACGATCCCAACTGGGCGATCGACTTCGCGCCCAACGGCACGCGTCTTGGGCTGGGCGACACCATCACTCGCAAGAGATATGCAGCCACGCTTGAGACCATCGCTGAGCATGGCCCCGATGCCTTTTACTCTGGTCCCATCGCACAGACGTGGATTAATCATACCCGAGCGACTGGTGGCAACATGACTCTGGAGGACCTGAAGAACTACACAGTCGCCATTCGCAAGCCAGCCTCCATTGCCTACAGAGACTTCAACATCCACAGTTGCAGCGCTCCGTCGTCTGGCACCATCGCCATGTCCATCATGAAGATCATCGAGGGCTACAAAAACATTGGCTGGGCGTCAGCTGTCAACGAAAGTACCCACATCTTCAATGAAGCTCTCCGTTTCGGATACGGCCAACGCGCCAATCTGGGCGACCCTCTTTTCGTCGAAGGCCTTGACCAGTATCAAGAAGAAATTCTCAGCGAGGCGGTCGTTTCCGAAGTGCAAGCCAAGATCAGCCCTCTTCAGACGTTCAACACATCATATTACGATCCTTCCGGACTGGAGTCACTTGAGACGCCCGGTACCTCCGCCGTGACGACTGCTGATGCCGACGGATTGGCCATTGCCCTGACTTCGACTATCAATCTCCTTTTCGGCTCAAAGGTCTTGATCCCCGAAACCggcatcatcgccaacaaCGAAATGAACGATTTCTCCGTCCCCGGTCAAAGCAATGCTTTCGGCTTCATCGCCAGCCCTGCCAACTACGTTGCACCTGGGAAGCGCCCTCTGTCCAGCATCACGCCCACCATTGTCGAGCACTCCAACGGTACCCTCTACTTCGTCACAGCAGCGGCTGGAGGCTCGAGAATTCTCACCGCAACTGTGCAGAATTTGTGGAATGTACTTGACAAGAATGCGACATCTGCGGAGTCTCTGGCCGCTCCTCGCCTGCATGACCAACTTGTGCCCAATCAAGTGTCATTTGAATATGCGTACGACAATCAGACTGTGGCGTACTTGGCTTCTCTCGGAAGTAATGTTACTTGGGTGGCTCCGGGAGGGAGCTCAGCCCAATGTCTGCGCCGTCTTAGCAACGGCACGTTCGAAGCTGCGGGCGAGCCGAGACAGTTTGATAGTGGCGGTGTTGTGGTATAA